In one window of Massilibacterium senegalense DNA:
- a CDS encoding FliA/WhiG family RNA polymerase sigma factor — MSHVLTVEDEKYWEKWIEAREPQAADHLLRIYMPLVHYHVHRLLMNLPKNVDKEEMKSYGMMGLYDALEKFDPTRELKFDTYASFRIRGAIIDGLRKEDWIPRTLRDKIKKLEITIETLEQELMRDATPEEVALRLNISVDEVESLMNDSLMVHVLSMDDTNKDTTNKEELKYLIRDDKKSTPEEEVLKKEKIEQLGSVIEKLNEKEQYVITLFYFEELTLTEIGELLGLSTSRISQIHSKAISRLRNYLM, encoded by the coding sequence ATGTCTCACGTTTTAACAGTAGAAGATGAAAAGTACTGGGAAAAGTGGATAGAGGCAAGGGAACCTCAAGCAGCTGATCATTTGCTCCGCATTTATATGCCATTAGTTCATTACCACGTTCATCGATTATTAATGAATTTACCTAAAAATGTAGATAAAGAAGAAATGAAAAGTTATGGAATGATGGGCTTATATGATGCACTAGAAAAGTTTGATCCGACAAGGGAATTAAAGTTTGATACGTATGCTTCGTTTCGTATTCGTGGTGCTATTATTGATGGATTGCGCAAAGAAGATTGGATTCCTAGAACGTTGAGAGATAAAATAAAAAAATTAGAAATAACGATTGAAACGTTAGAACAGGAACTCATGCGTGATGCTACGCCAGAAGAAGTAGCCTTGCGATTAAATATATCTGTAGATGAAGTGGAATCGTTGATGAATGATAGTTTAATGGTTCATGTGTTATCAATGGATGATACGAATAAAGATACGACAAATAAAGAAGAGTTGAAGTATCTAATTCGTGATGATAAAAAATCAACACCAGAAGAAGAAGTGTTAAAAAAAGAAAAAATTGAACAATTAGGATCTGTGATTGAAAAGTTAAATGAAAAAGAACAATACGTCATTACGTTATTTTATTTTGAAGAATTAACATTAACTGAAATTGGGGAATTATTAGGATTATCTACGTCAAGAATTTCACAGATTCACTCTAAAGCAATTAGTCGTTTGCGAAATTATTTAATGTAA
- the flhF gene encoding flagellar biosynthesis protein FlhF: MKVKKYIAPTMAEASEKIKKELGKDAIILNSKVVYTGGFLGFFKKKNIEVIAALDAEKDIPMKSVLKEKKVKKNNGTNGKDGGETDLLLHEMQELKSIVTHLKTKVTDYAQYPQSIQKIYLQLLNQEVPEEWIQRWIEELLEKEPALVEENIGIVRKQLKQYLLQELTSFSYEGLSFQKKYVSLLGPTGVGKTTTLAKLAAICSLQKQKKVAMITTDTYRIAAVEQLKTYAQILNVPIEVAYNIDDFKRAKETFQHHDIVFIDTAGRNFRDEHYVKELKTLIDFDEEMETFLVLALTSKPKDMKEVYEQFSERLDINRIIFSKLDETSSIGGMIDFMFTFSRGISYVTTGQNVPDDMIEATPQYIIQQLLKGESEE; the protein is encoded by the coding sequence ATGAAAGTGAAAAAATATATAGCCCCTACCATGGCAGAAGCCAGTGAAAAAATAAAAAAAGAATTAGGAAAAGATGCCATTATCTTAAATTCGAAAGTGGTCTATACAGGTGGTTTTTTAGGCTTTTTTAAAAAAAAGAATATCGAAGTAATCGCCGCTTTAGACGCAGAAAAAGATATCCCGATGAAAAGTGTGTTAAAAGAAAAAAAGGTAAAAAAAAACAACGGAACGAACGGAAAAGATGGAGGCGAAACGGACCTTTTATTGCATGAAATGCAAGAGTTAAAATCAATTGTGACTCATTTGAAAACGAAAGTAACAGATTATGCACAATATCCACAATCAATTCAGAAGATATATCTTCAACTATTGAATCAAGAAGTGCCAGAAGAATGGATTCAACGTTGGATTGAAGAATTGCTAGAAAAAGAACCAGCTTTGGTAGAAGAAAACATTGGTATCGTTCGAAAACAGCTGAAACAATATTTACTTCAAGAGCTTACGTCTTTTTCGTATGAAGGATTATCGTTTCAAAAAAAATATGTGTCTTTGCTTGGACCAACTGGTGTTGGAAAAACGACCACCCTTGCCAAATTAGCAGCTATTTGTAGTTTGCAAAAACAGAAAAAAGTAGCGATGATTACGACCGATACGTATCGAATTGCAGCGGTGGAGCAATTGAAAACATATGCTCAAATTTTAAATGTACCAATAGAGGTAGCATATAATATCGATGATTTTAAACGGGCAAAAGAAACATTTCAACATCATGACATTGTGTTTATTGATACAGCAGGACGAAATTTTCGTGATGAACATTATGTGAAAGAGTTAAAAACCTTAATTGATTTTGATGAAGAAATGGAAACGTTTCTTGTATTGGCATTAACGAGTAAACCAAAAGACATGAAAGAAGTCTATGAACAGTTTTCGGAGCGATTAGATATTAATCGAATTATTTTTTCTAAATTAGATGAAACAAGTTCCATCGGCGGTATGATTGATTTTATGTTTACCTTCTCACGTGGGATTTCTTATGTCACAACCGGACAAAATGTACCGGACGATATGATAGAAGCTACTCCACAATACATTATTCAACAACTGCTTAAAGGGGAAAGTGAAGAATGA
- a CDS encoding chemotaxis protein CheC gives MDLFSKITSFHLDALKEVGNIGAGHAATALSQLLNKKVDMSVPAVRIMSFNEMMQLVGGPEEIIASVFCRIQGGAPGTIYFIMPVKDASALLQRLMGDPTVTLEQGEESELAMSALQEVGNIVAGSYLSSFSDFTQLRLTPSTPASSIDMAGAILSFGLNELARYTDMAIVIDTRFSEIDEEVSNHINGYFFLLPDPSAFETIFQSLGVSLDE, from the coding sequence ATGGACTTGTTTTCGAAAATTACAAGCTTTCATTTAGATGCATTAAAAGAAGTTGGGAATATTGGTGCGGGGCATGCAGCAACCGCACTTTCTCAATTACTTAATAAAAAAGTAGATATGAGTGTGCCAGCCGTTCGAATTATGTCTTTTAATGAAATGATGCAACTCGTAGGTGGTCCAGAGGAAATTATCGCATCTGTTTTTTGCCGAATACAAGGTGGTGCACCAGGAACGATTTATTTTATTATGCCTGTCAAAGATGCATCAGCATTGTTACAACGGTTAATGGGGGATCCTACTGTAACGCTAGAACAAGGAGAAGAGTCTGAATTAGCAATGTCAGCGCTTCAAGAAGTAGGAAATATCGTGGCTGGCTCTTACTTATCGTCATTTTCCGATTTTACGCAATTACGTTTAACACCTTCAACTCCCGCTTCAAGTATTGATATGGCAGGTGCAATTTTGAGCTTTGGATTAAATGAATTAGCTAGGTATACAGATATGGCTATTGTAATTGATACTCGTTTTAGTGAAATAGATGAAGAAGTATCAAACCATATTAATGGATACTTTTTTTTATTACCAGATCCAAGTGCTTTTGAAACAATCTTTCAATCACTAGGAGTTTCGCTGGATGAGTAG
- a CDS encoding chemotaxis protein CheW, whose translation MDESKVIVFQLQNEEYCIPVHQVQGIERMEYITRVPGTHPFVRGVINLRGVVTPIIDLRKRLHLGESEYKDSTRIIIVSVGDIEVGLIVDAANDVLDLPMHQVELPPDTGEVNEEYLQGVVKVDNRLLILLNLEKVLEQEKN comes from the coding sequence ATGGATGAATCAAAAGTCATTGTTTTTCAATTACAAAATGAAGAATATTGTATTCCCGTTCATCAAGTCCAAGGTATTGAACGGATGGAATATATTACGAGAGTTCCGGGTACGCACCCGTTTGTAAGAGGGGTTATTAATTTAAGAGGAGTAGTAACGCCAATTATTGATCTTCGTAAGCGACTGCATTTAGGAGAAAGTGAGTACAAAGATAGTACAAGAATTATTATTGTTTCTGTGGGTGATATTGAAGTTGGACTGATTGTAGATGCGGCCAATGACGTGCTTGACTTACCAATGCATCAAGTAGAGCTACCGCCAGATACAGGGGAAGTGAATGAGGAATATTTACAAGGTGTCGTAAAAGTAGATAATCGTTTATTAATTTTATTAAATCTTGAAAAAGTGCTCGAACAAGAAAAAAATTAA
- the flhA gene encoding flagellar biosynthesis protein FlhA → MKARELSVIIGVIIIISMLIIPLPPVLLDFLIIINIALALLIILVSMNTNEPLQFSIFPSLLLLVTLFRLGLNVSTTRSILGKGEAGNVIDTFGKFVVGGNALVGFVVFIILIIIQFIVITKGAERVSEVSARFTLDAMPGKQMSIDADLNAGMISEQEARERREKISREADFYGAMDGASKFVKGDAIAGIIIVIINMVFGIVIGMLQQGLDFGQSVQTYTLLTVGDGLVSQIPALLISTATGIIVTRAASDGNLGEDITKQLLAFPKLLYVSGVTIFLLGIVTPINPLITTPIALVLGVGGYFILRNQTKEQEMVEMESEEDIETDQLKSPESVVNLLQVDPIEFEFGYGLIPLADTSQGGDLLDRIVMIRRQLAIELGIVVPIVRIRDNIQLKPNEYRIKLQGQELARGEILLDHYLAMSPGVEDESIDGIDTVEPAFGMPAKWITEETKEKAELSGYTVVDPPSVVSTHLTEIIKGHADELLGRQETKQLIDHLKEQYPILVEEVTPDPLSVGEIQKILAKLLRERVSIRNLPIIFETIADYATMTNDPELIAEYVRQSLARQITTQYAMEGEPLRVITLSANVEKEIAESVQQTEHGTFLSMDPNRSNQLLETIAQEINQFPGMGQTPILLCSPAIRMYVRQLIERYFSNIPVLSYNELESTIEVQSVGVVNS, encoded by the coding sequence ATGAAAGCAAGAGAGTTAAGTGTCATTATCGGTGTTATTATCATCATTAGTATGTTAATTATCCCTCTTCCACCGGTATTACTAGATTTTTTAATTATTATTAACATTGCTTTAGCTTTACTAATTATTTTAGTTTCCATGAATACAAATGAACCATTACAATTTTCCATTTTTCCATCGTTATTATTACTAGTAACGTTATTTCGTTTAGGTTTGAACGTATCAACGACTCGTTCTATTTTAGGTAAAGGAGAGGCGGGGAATGTAATTGATACGTTTGGAAAGTTCGTAGTTGGAGGAAATGCACTAGTTGGGTTTGTTGTGTTCATTATCTTAATTATTATTCAATTTATCGTTATTACAAAAGGAGCAGAACGTGTTTCTGAAGTATCTGCTCGCTTTACGTTAGATGCGATGCCAGGGAAGCAAATGAGTATTGATGCGGATTTAAATGCTGGCATGATTTCTGAGCAAGAAGCAAGAGAGAGACGAGAAAAAATTTCACGAGAAGCCGATTTTTATGGAGCGATGGATGGTGCAAGTAAGTTCGTCAAAGGGGATGCGATTGCCGGGATTATTATTGTCATTATTAATATGGTTTTTGGAATTGTCATTGGAATGTTGCAACAAGGTCTTGATTTTGGCCAATCGGTCCAAACGTATACGTTATTAACGGTTGGAGACGGATTAGTGTCGCAAATTCCTGCCTTATTAATTTCAACTGCTACTGGTATTATTGTGACCCGGGCAGCATCCGATGGAAATTTAGGAGAAGATATTACAAAACAATTACTTGCTTTTCCAAAATTATTATATGTGTCAGGCGTGACAATTTTTTTACTCGGTATTGTAACGCCAATTAATCCACTTATTACGACACCGATTGCTCTTGTACTAGGAGTAGGAGGATACTTCATATTACGCAATCAAACAAAAGAGCAAGAGATGGTTGAAATGGAGTCAGAGGAAGACATTGAAACGGATCAGTTAAAAAGTCCTGAAAGTGTCGTGAATTTATTACAAGTAGATCCGATAGAATTTGAATTTGGATATGGGTTAATCCCGCTTGCGGACACTTCACAAGGTGGAGATTTATTAGACCGAATTGTTATGATTCGTCGTCAGCTTGCGATAGAACTTGGGATTGTCGTACCAATTGTACGAATTCGAGATAATATTCAATTAAAACCAAATGAATATCGGATTAAATTACAAGGACAAGAATTGGCTCGTGGAGAGATTTTACTAGATCATTATTTAGCGATGAGCCCAGGGGTAGAAGATGAATCGATTGACGGGATTGATACAGTAGAACCAGCCTTTGGTATGCCAGCGAAATGGATTACAGAAGAAACGAAAGAAAAGGCAGAGTTATCTGGGTACACAGTAGTAGATCCTCCTTCTGTTGTATCAACCCATTTAACAGAAATTATTAAAGGACATGCAGATGAATTACTTGGTCGACAAGAAACAAAACAATTAATTGACCATTTAAAAGAACAATATCCTATTCTAGTAGAAGAAGTTACACCGGATCCACTAAGTGTAGGGGAGATTCAAAAAATTCTAGCAAAATTATTACGAGAACGTGTTTCTATTCGTAATTTACCGATTATTTTCGAAACGATTGCAGATTATGCAACAATGACGAATGACCCAGAATTAATTGCAGAATATGTACGACAATCGTTAGCTAGACAAATTACAACCCAATATGCGATGGAGGGAGAACCGTTACGTGTCATTACGTTATCTGCTAATGTAGAAAAAGAAATTGCAGAAAGTGTGCAACAAACGGAACATGGAACCTTTTTATCAATGGATCCGAATCGGTCAAACCAACTTCTTGAAACGATTGCACAAGAAATTAATCAATTTCCAGGAATGGGTCAAACACCGATATTATTATGTTCACCTGCTATTAGGATGTACGTAAGACAATTGATTGAACGTTATTTTTCCAATATTCCAGTGTTATCATATAACGAATTAGAATCGACAATTGAAGTTCAAAGTGTAGGAGTAGTGAATAGCTGA
- a CDS encoding MinD/ParA family protein — MNDQADVLRMHVLKQNIQKQTRVVSIVSGKGGVGKSNFSLNFAIFLAKRGKRVLVVDMDIGMANIEILLGGTGALDIIDFFQNQLAIEQVMTKGPLGIEFIAGGNGIGDIFSLSDKHFIYFLKELERISSQYDFIFFDMGAGLSESSLSFIQATNDAIVITTPEPTSIADAYALIKTIHRHDSTFPFSVVMNRAHSEKIGKEVGIRIQQAALRFLHKKINLLGVILNDEHVTKAVYEQSPFIIAYPNCKASVAIEKIGSCYLQEDERLNQERLFPAFISKLKRFFKER, encoded by the coding sequence ATGAACGATCAAGCAGATGTGTTACGAATGCACGTATTAAAACAAAATATTCAAAAACAGACTAGAGTAGTAAGTATTGTTAGTGGTAAAGGTGGAGTAGGAAAATCTAATTTTTCTTTAAATTTTGCGATTTTTCTTGCGAAAAGAGGGAAAAGAGTACTAGTAGTAGATATGGATATTGGAATGGCGAATATCGAAATTTTACTAGGTGGAACTGGTGCATTAGATATAATTGATTTTTTTCAAAATCAATTAGCGATTGAACAAGTGATGACTAAAGGCCCGCTTGGTATTGAATTTATTGCAGGTGGAAATGGAATTGGTGATATTTTTTCGTTATCAGATAAACATTTTATATATTTTTTAAAAGAGTTAGAACGAATTTCTAGTCAGTATGATTTTATTTTCTTTGACATGGGAGCAGGTTTATCAGAAAGTAGCTTATCCTTTATTCAAGCGACGAACGATGCAATAGTGATAACGACACCCGAACCGACATCCATTGCTGATGCTTATGCACTAATAAAAACGATTCATCGTCATGATTCGACTTTCCCGTTTTCAGTTGTGATGAACCGGGCGCACTCAGAAAAAATAGGGAAAGAAGTTGGAATACGAATTCAACAGGCAGCTTTGCGATTTTTACATAAAAAAATTAACTTACTTGGTGTCATTTTGAATGATGAACATGTAACAAAAGCAGTATATGAGCAAAGCCCATTTATTATTGCGTATCCTAATTGTAAAGCAAGTGTAGCAATCGAAAAAATAGGGTCCTGTTATTTACAAGAAGACGAGCGATTGAATCAAGAAAGACTTTTCCCAGCGTTTATATCCAAACTAAAACGTTTTTTTAAAGAAAGGTAG
- a CDS encoding protein-glutamate methylesterase/protein-glutamine glutaminase: MKIRVLVVDDSAFMRKLISDFLNEDRRIEVVGVAKNGNEALEKVQQLNPDVITLDIEMPVMDGLTALSKLMRTNPKPVVMLSSSTAEEADATFVAMQRGAIDFVAKPSGAISLDLYKVKEEVIEKVVSASKANIRQMVRQSSNVQSIKPSINVRASQKEQVEKKKDSKTLLHQIVCIGTSTGGPQALQEVITKFPKNLNAPVLVVQHMPPGFTKSLADRLNHLSQIPVKEAEDGEMLESGVVYIAKGAYHLKVKKINQNVKIVLDQSPLANGHRPAVDPMFASVAEELRDFNKVAVVMTGMGSDGAKGLQVLKNSGRLVAAIAESEKTSVVFGMPKAAIETGDVTEVVPLEKIAETISKYIR; encoded by the coding sequence ATGAAGATTCGTGTGTTAGTGGTAGATGACTCGGCTTTTATGCGCAAATTAATTTCCGATTTTTTAAATGAGGATCGGCGCATTGAAGTAGTTGGGGTTGCTAAAAATGGAAACGAAGCGTTAGAAAAAGTGCAACAATTGAATCCTGACGTCATTACACTCGATATAGAAATGCCAGTGATGGATGGATTAACGGCTTTATCAAAATTAATGAGAACAAATCCAAAACCAGTAGTAATGCTAAGTAGTTCTACAGCAGAAGAGGCAGATGCTACGTTTGTTGCAATGCAACGAGGAGCCATTGATTTTGTTGCTAAGCCGTCTGGTGCCATTTCGCTTGATTTATACAAAGTAAAAGAAGAAGTAATTGAAAAAGTCGTATCGGCTAGTAAAGCGAATATCCGTCAAATGGTTCGGCAGTCATCAAATGTACAATCAATAAAACCAAGTATAAACGTTCGTGCTTCCCAAAAGGAACAAGTAGAGAAGAAAAAGGATAGTAAAACGTTACTCCATCAAATTGTTTGTATCGGAACGTCAACAGGCGGTCCACAGGCATTACAAGAGGTAATAACAAAATTTCCGAAAAATTTGAATGCTCCAGTACTAGTCGTACAACACATGCCACCTGGGTTTACAAAATCATTAGCAGATCGTTTAAATCATCTTTCGCAAATACCCGTCAAAGAGGCAGAAGATGGGGAGATGCTTGAAAGTGGTGTTGTGTATATCGCGAAAGGAGCTTATCACTTAAAAGTGAAAAAAATAAATCAAAACGTGAAAATTGTGCTTGATCAATCGCCGCTTGCAAACGGACATCGACCTGCTGTGGATCCGATGTTTGCATCGGTTGCAGAAGAGTTACGTGATTTTAATAAAGTAGCTGTAGTAATGACTGGCATGGGAAGCGATGGTGCCAAAGGACTTCAAGTATTAAAAAATAGTGGTCGCTTAGTGGCAGCGATTGCAGAGTCAGAAAAAACATCTGTTGTGTTTGGAATGCCAAAGGCGGCAATCGAAACAGGCGATGTAACAGAAGTAGTACCTTTAGAAAAAATTGCGGAAACGATTAGTAAATATATTCGTTAA
- a CDS encoding chemotaxis protein CheA, with protein MDMNQYLDVFIDESKEHLQAINDNLLELEQNPENIDIVNEIFRSAHTLKGMSATMGYEDLANLTHKMENVLDAIRNHKITVTTELLDIVFRSVDDLEAMVVSIAEGGDGKRDVTEIVELLKAIESGESPISSVNKKQSKNETTTVPTPAVESTDNELFDQYELAVLRDSMAQGFTPYKLTVTLQETCMLKAVRVYMIFQIIEQLGEVIKSKPSVEDLEEEKFDLTFTIAIISKEPKEDIEAKINKVSELESVVVDTLQINETDVSNKEAMQEPTKKQEEDSKEQKKVAKKGVEKKKTATPKGKGATVGSKTIRVNIERLDILMNLFEELVVDRGRLEQIAHELNKADLNETVERMSRVTGDLQNIILTMRMVPVDQVFNRFPRMVRGLARDLNKKINLDIIGAETELDRTVIDEIGDPLVHLLRNAIDHGIEMPEERVKKGKPEAGTVTLRAYHSGNHVFIEIEDDGAGINRDVILNKAIEREIITPEQGEKLTDKQVYNLLFASGFSTAEKISDVSGRGVGLDVVKSTIEALGGSVSVDSEKNKGSLWSIQLPLTLSIISVMLVELQKEKYAIPLSSIIETAIIKESDIFSAHGKKVIDFRGKIVPLLFLNDIFDVPQATEKVDAFYSIIIVRKGEKLAGLVVDSFIGQQEVVLKSLGNYLTNVFAISGATILGDGQVALIVDCNALIK; from the coding sequence ATGGATATGAATCAATATTTAGACGTTTTCATCGATGAAAGTAAAGAACATTTGCAAGCGATTAATGATAACTTATTAGAATTAGAGCAAAATCCAGAAAACATCGATATCGTAAATGAGATTTTCCGTTCAGCACATACACTAAAAGGGATGTCTGCAACGATGGGATATGAAGATTTAGCGAATCTAACACATAAAATGGAGAATGTACTAGACGCCATACGTAATCATAAAATTACGGTAACGACAGAACTTTTAGATATCGTGTTTCGTTCTGTAGATGACCTTGAGGCAATGGTCGTTTCAATTGCCGAAGGAGGAGATGGAAAACGTGATGTGACAGAGATTGTAGAACTTTTAAAAGCAATCGAAAGCGGGGAATCACCTATTAGCTCTGTGAATAAAAAACAGTCAAAAAATGAGACGACAACGGTCCCTACACCTGCGGTAGAATCAACTGATAACGAGTTATTCGATCAATACGAATTAGCGGTGTTACGAGATTCGATGGCACAAGGGTTTACACCATACAAACTGACGGTAACGTTACAAGAAACATGTATGTTAAAAGCGGTACGAGTATATATGATTTTTCAAATTATCGAGCAATTAGGAGAAGTTATTAAGTCGAAACCTTCTGTAGAAGATTTAGAAGAAGAAAAATTTGATTTAACGTTTACCATTGCCATTATTTCCAAAGAGCCAAAAGAAGATATCGAAGCGAAGATTAATAAAGTTTCAGAATTAGAATCTGTAGTAGTAGACACATTGCAAATTAACGAAACAGACGTATCAAATAAGGAAGCAATGCAAGAGCCGACGAAAAAGCAAGAAGAAGACTCTAAAGAGCAAAAAAAAGTGGCAAAAAAAGGGGTGGAAAAGAAAAAAACAGCAACACCAAAAGGAAAAGGTGCTACAGTTGGTTCTAAAACAATCCGTGTCAATATCGAACGTTTGGATATTTTAATGAATTTATTTGAAGAGTTAGTGGTAGATCGAGGACGTTTAGAACAAATTGCTCATGAGTTAAATAAAGCAGATTTAAATGAAACAGTAGAACGTATGTCTCGCGTAACGGGTGATTTACAAAATATTATTTTAACAATGCGAATGGTTCCAGTGGACCAAGTATTTAATCGCTTCCCGCGCATGGTTCGAGGATTAGCTAGAGATTTAAATAAAAAAATAAATTTAGACATTATCGGTGCAGAAACCGAACTAGATCGTACTGTGATTGATGAAATAGGGGACCCGCTTGTTCATTTATTACGAAATGCGATTGACCATGGTATTGAAATGCCGGAAGAACGTGTAAAAAAAGGAAAACCAGAAGCCGGAACTGTGACTCTTCGAGCGTATCATAGTGGAAATCATGTATTTATTGAAATAGAAGATGACGGCGCTGGAATTAATCGTGATGTTATTTTAAATAAAGCGATTGAACGAGAGATTATCACACCAGAGCAAGGAGAAAAATTAACAGATAAGCAAGTATATAATTTATTATTTGCTTCTGGTTTTTCAACAGCAGAAAAAATATCAGATGTATCTGGTCGAGGGGTTGGACTAGATGTCGTGAAAAGTACGATTGAAGCATTAGGTGGTAGTGTTTCTGTTGATTCGGAGAAAAATAAAGGTAGTTTATGGTCTATTCAGTTACCATTAACGTTATCTATTATTTCTGTTATGTTAGTAGAATTGCAAAAAGAAAAATATGCCATTCCATTATCTTCTATTATCGAGACAGCTATTATTAAAGAATCAGATATCTTTAGTGCACATGGAAAAAAAGTAATTGATTTTAGGGGGAAAATTGTACCGTTATTATTTTTAAATGATATTTTTGATGTACCACAAGCGACAGAAAAAGTCGATGCATTTTATTCGATTATTATCGTTCGCAAAGGAGAAAAATTAGCAGGATTAGTAGTAGATTCTTTTATTGGACAACAAGAAGTAGTGTTAAAATCTCTTGGAAACTATTTAACAAATGTATTTGCAATTAGCGGGGCAACCATTTTAGGTGATGGACAAGTCGCTTTAATTGTTGATTGCAATGCGTTGATTAAATAG
- a CDS encoding chemotaxis protein CheD, producing the protein MSSVVKVGIADMNIVTAPGSIRTAGLGSCVGVVIYDEVKQIAGLAHVMLPNSTLMKAGMINPCKYADTAIEKLLSKLMKKGASSRLKAKMAGGAEMFHFTSTNEMMRIGPRNVEAVKQQLRKFRIPIISEDCGGNSGRTIEFYTETNMLMVRTVKQGVKEI; encoded by the coding sequence ATGAGTAGTGTTGTAAAAGTAGGGATAGCAGATATGAATATTGTAACAGCACCTGGTTCTATTCGTACTGCTGGTCTTGGTTCTTGTGTAGGGGTCGTTATTTATGATGAAGTAAAACAAATTGCCGGTCTTGCTCATGTGATGTTGCCAAATTCTACTTTGATGAAAGCAGGTATGATTAATCCTTGTAAGTATGCAGATACAGCTATTGAAAAATTATTGTCTAAGCTGATGAAAAAGGGGGCATCTTCTCGGCTAAAAGCAAAAATGGCTGGAGGAGCAGAAATGTTTCATTTCACTTCTACCAATGAGATGATGCGGATTGGTCCGCGCAATGTGGAAGCTGTGAAACAGCAATTGCGAAAATTTCGTATTCCGATTATTTCCGAAGATTGCGGTGGAAATAGTGGGAGAACGATAGAGTTTTACACTGAAACAAATATGTTAATGGTTCGAACAGTGAAACAAGGAGTTAAAGAAATATAA